One window from the genome of Eucalyptus grandis isolate ANBG69807.140 chromosome 7, ASM1654582v1, whole genome shotgun sequence encodes:
- the LOC104453091 gene encoding B3 domain-containing transcription factor VRN1 isoform X2, with protein MASCSGRRRRRREGGAAEREAAAGPPRRGSRCFFKFILSGAIDSGKLGIPKNFLRRRGKDLSNSVLLKVPGSSTWTIELEKHNHDMVLLGKGWREFMEHYSIGHGHFIVFKYKENSTFRVIIFDKSASEIDYSSSRGEPSYLGSELPSPEAEDVVETDRLEDVKPRQRMRMEPHLPCSQLSPSFSPRGSEVSMDTDPEEPHMAQAQAGLTERSKQPTCGASHSELDFHGPMLPRPLTTPELTRKINSEYPFFIKVIRRSYMSKLSIPGGFFKQHKLEKQRVTLRHANRSWSVSFGRSNRHVRGALCLFFSAGWDAFARETHLHIGDVCMFKLIDRDDIVFEVSVLSVLRGNKLSKRKLNHHELVTCGPRPPKPPTTPEVASEFESEHPFFKVVIRQYHMKHMYVPNQFSQQHIQENKEMATLRFSDRSWLVKLLSYTHNKYQGVYFSVGWKEFARETHLCVGNICMFELIDSDDVVFQVSVFSSAGGIEKSTCRASRSELDFHGPALSRPLTLPEFASNIDSEHPFFKK; from the exons GGAATTCCAAAGAATTTCTTGAGAAGACGTGGGAAGGATCTCTCAAACTCGGTGCTTCTTAAGGTTCCTGGCAGTTCAACCTGGACTATAGAACTAGAAAAGCATAACCATGACATGGTTTTGTTGGGGAAAGGGTGGCGGGAATTCATGGAGCATTACTCCATTGGTCATGGTCACTTCATAGTTTTCAAATATAAAGAGAACTCCACTTTTCGCGTAATAATATTCGATAAGAGTGCTTCAGAGATAGATTATTCCTCGAGCAGGGGTGAACCATCATACCTTGGGAGCGAACTTCCCTCGCCAGAAGCAGAAGATGTTGTAGAAACAGATCGTCTGGAGGATGTCAAACCCCGTCAAAGAATGAGGATGGAGCCACATTTACCTTGTTCTCAGCTAAGTCCGAGTTTCTCACCGCGAGGGTCTGAAG TTTCCATGGATACTGACCCTGAAGAACCACATATGGCTCAAGCTCAAGCTGGCCTGACAGAGAGGAGTAAACAGCCAACATGCGGAGCGAGTCATTCTGAGCTGGATTTTCACGGTCCTATGCTTCCAAGACCTCTCACTACTCCTGAATTAACCCGCAAAATTAATTCCGAATATCCCTTTTTCATAAAGGTGATTAGGCGATCTTATATGAGTAAACTG AGTATTCCAGGTGGATTCTTCAAGCAGCATAAGCTGGAAAAGCAAAGAGTAACTCTAAGGCATGCCAACAGATCATGGTCAGTGAGTTTTGGCAGGAGCAACAGACACGTCAGAGGGGCTTTGTGTCTGTTCTTTTCTGCTGGTTGGGATGCATTTGCAAGAGAGACTCATCTGCACATAGGAGATGTCTGCATGTTCAAGCTAATTGATAGGGATGATATTGTATTCGAAGTCTCCGTTTTGAGTG TTCTTCGCGGGAACAAACTGTCCAAACGCAAATTGAATCATCATGAGCTGGTTACTTGTGGTCCTAGACCTCCAAAGCCCCCCACTACACCTGAAGTAGCCAGTGAATTTGAGTCGGAGCATCCCTTCTTCAAAGTGGTGATACGGCAATATCATATGAAACATATG tatgttccaaatcaattttcccaGCAACATATTCAAGAAAACAAGGAAATGGCGACTCTCAGGTTTTCAGATAGATCGTGGCTGGTGAAGCTCTTAAGCTATACGCATAATAAATACCAGGGGGTGTATTTCTCTGTTGGTTGGAAAGAATTTGCAAGAGAAACTCATCTGTGCGTGGGAAATATCTGTATGTTTGAACTCATTGATAGTGATGATGTTGTCTTTCAAGTCTCCGTTTTTAGTAGTGCTG GTGGGATAGAGAAATCTACATGCAGAGCGAGCCGTTCTGAGCTGGATTTTCATGGTCCTGCACTATCAAGGCCTCTCACATTGCCCGAATTTGCTAGCAATATTGATTCAGAGCATCCCTTTTTCAAAAAGTGA
- the LOC104453091 gene encoding B3 domain-containing transcription factor VRN1 isoform X1, producing the protein MASCSGRRRRRREGGAAEREAAAGPPRRGSRCFFKFILSGAIDSGKLGIPKNFLRRRGKDLSNSVLLKVPGSSTWTIELEKHNHDMVLLGKGWREFMEHYSIGHGHFIVFKYKENSTFRVIIFDKSASEIDYSSSRGEPSYLGSELPSPEAEDVVETDRLEDVKPRQRMRMEPHLPCSQLSPSFSPRGSEVSMDTDPEEPHMAQAQAGLTERSKQPTCGASHSELDFHGPMLPRPLTTPELTRKINSEYPFFIKVIRRSYMSKLSIPGGFFKQHKLEKQRVTLRHANRSWSVSFGRSNRHVRGALCLFFSAGWDAFARETHLHIGDVCMFKLIDRDDIVFEVSVLSVLRGNKLSKRKLNHHELVTCGPRPPKPPTTPEVASEFESEHPFFKVVIRQYHMKHMWFVHACMNGQYVPNQFSQQHIQENKEMATLRFSDRSWLVKLLSYTHNKYQGVYFSVGWKEFARETHLCVGNICMFELIDSDDVVFQVSVFSSAGGIEKSTCRASRSELDFHGPALSRPLTLPEFASNIDSEHPFFKK; encoded by the exons GGAATTCCAAAGAATTTCTTGAGAAGACGTGGGAAGGATCTCTCAAACTCGGTGCTTCTTAAGGTTCCTGGCAGTTCAACCTGGACTATAGAACTAGAAAAGCATAACCATGACATGGTTTTGTTGGGGAAAGGGTGGCGGGAATTCATGGAGCATTACTCCATTGGTCATGGTCACTTCATAGTTTTCAAATATAAAGAGAACTCCACTTTTCGCGTAATAATATTCGATAAGAGTGCTTCAGAGATAGATTATTCCTCGAGCAGGGGTGAACCATCATACCTTGGGAGCGAACTTCCCTCGCCAGAAGCAGAAGATGTTGTAGAAACAGATCGTCTGGAGGATGTCAAACCCCGTCAAAGAATGAGGATGGAGCCACATTTACCTTGTTCTCAGCTAAGTCCGAGTTTCTCACCGCGAGGGTCTGAAG TTTCCATGGATACTGACCCTGAAGAACCACATATGGCTCAAGCTCAAGCTGGCCTGACAGAGAGGAGTAAACAGCCAACATGCGGAGCGAGTCATTCTGAGCTGGATTTTCACGGTCCTATGCTTCCAAGACCTCTCACTACTCCTGAATTAACCCGCAAAATTAATTCCGAATATCCCTTTTTCATAAAGGTGATTAGGCGATCTTATATGAGTAAACTG AGTATTCCAGGTGGATTCTTCAAGCAGCATAAGCTGGAAAAGCAAAGAGTAACTCTAAGGCATGCCAACAGATCATGGTCAGTGAGTTTTGGCAGGAGCAACAGACACGTCAGAGGGGCTTTGTGTCTGTTCTTTTCTGCTGGTTGGGATGCATTTGCAAGAGAGACTCATCTGCACATAGGAGATGTCTGCATGTTCAAGCTAATTGATAGGGATGATATTGTATTCGAAGTCTCCGTTTTGAGTG TTCTTCGCGGGAACAAACTGTCCAAACGCAAATTGAATCATCATGAGCTGGTTACTTGTGGTCCTAGACCTCCAAAGCCCCCCACTACACCTGAAGTAGCCAGTGAATTTGAGTCGGAGCATCCCTTCTTCAAAGTGGTGATACGGCAATATCATATGAAACATATG TGGTTTGTTCATGCATGTATGAATGGGCAgtatgttccaaatcaattttcccaGCAACATATTCAAGAAAACAAGGAAATGGCGACTCTCAGGTTTTCAGATAGATCGTGGCTGGTGAAGCTCTTAAGCTATACGCATAATAAATACCAGGGGGTGTATTTCTCTGTTGGTTGGAAAGAATTTGCAAGAGAAACTCATCTGTGCGTGGGAAATATCTGTATGTTTGAACTCATTGATAGTGATGATGTTGTCTTTCAAGTCTCCGTTTTTAGTAGTGCTG GTGGGATAGAGAAATCTACATGCAGAGCGAGCCGTTCTGAGCTGGATTTTCATGGTCCTGCACTATCAAGGCCTCTCACATTGCCCGAATTTGCTAGCAATATTGATTCAGAGCATCCCTTTTTCAAAAAGTGA
- the LOC104453091 gene encoding B3 domain-containing transcription factor VRN1 isoform X3, giving the protein MASCSGRRRRRREGGAAEREAAAGPPRRGSRCFFKFILSGAIDSGKLGIPKNFLRRRGKDLSNSVLLKVPGSSTWTIELEKHNHDMVLLGKGWREFMEHYSIGHGHFIVFKYKENSTFRVIIFDKSASEIDYSSSRGEPSYLGSELPSPEAEDVVETDRLEDVKPRQRMRMEPHLPCSQLSPSFSPRGSEVSMDTDPEEPHMAQAQAGLTERSKQPTCGASHSELDFHGPMLPRPLTTPELTRKINSEYPFFIKVIRRSYMSKLSIPGGFFKQHKLEKQRVTLRHANRSWSVSFGRSNRHVRGALCLFFSAGWDAFARETHLHIGDVCMFKLIDRDDIVFEVSVLSVLRGNKLSKRKLNHHELVTCGPRPPKPPTTPEVASEFESEHPFFKVVIRQYHMKHMWFVHACMNGQYVPNQFSQQHIQENKEMATLRFSDRSWLVKLLSYTHNKYQGVYFSVGWKEFARETHLCVGNICMFELIDSDDVVFQVSVFSSAECSG; this is encoded by the exons GGAATTCCAAAGAATTTCTTGAGAAGACGTGGGAAGGATCTCTCAAACTCGGTGCTTCTTAAGGTTCCTGGCAGTTCAACCTGGACTATAGAACTAGAAAAGCATAACCATGACATGGTTTTGTTGGGGAAAGGGTGGCGGGAATTCATGGAGCATTACTCCATTGGTCATGGTCACTTCATAGTTTTCAAATATAAAGAGAACTCCACTTTTCGCGTAATAATATTCGATAAGAGTGCTTCAGAGATAGATTATTCCTCGAGCAGGGGTGAACCATCATACCTTGGGAGCGAACTTCCCTCGCCAGAAGCAGAAGATGTTGTAGAAACAGATCGTCTGGAGGATGTCAAACCCCGTCAAAGAATGAGGATGGAGCCACATTTACCTTGTTCTCAGCTAAGTCCGAGTTTCTCACCGCGAGGGTCTGAAG TTTCCATGGATACTGACCCTGAAGAACCACATATGGCTCAAGCTCAAGCTGGCCTGACAGAGAGGAGTAAACAGCCAACATGCGGAGCGAGTCATTCTGAGCTGGATTTTCACGGTCCTATGCTTCCAAGACCTCTCACTACTCCTGAATTAACCCGCAAAATTAATTCCGAATATCCCTTTTTCATAAAGGTGATTAGGCGATCTTATATGAGTAAACTG AGTATTCCAGGTGGATTCTTCAAGCAGCATAAGCTGGAAAAGCAAAGAGTAACTCTAAGGCATGCCAACAGATCATGGTCAGTGAGTTTTGGCAGGAGCAACAGACACGTCAGAGGGGCTTTGTGTCTGTTCTTTTCTGCTGGTTGGGATGCATTTGCAAGAGAGACTCATCTGCACATAGGAGATGTCTGCATGTTCAAGCTAATTGATAGGGATGATATTGTATTCGAAGTCTCCGTTTTGAGTG TTCTTCGCGGGAACAAACTGTCCAAACGCAAATTGAATCATCATGAGCTGGTTACTTGTGGTCCTAGACCTCCAAAGCCCCCCACTACACCTGAAGTAGCCAGTGAATTTGAGTCGGAGCATCCCTTCTTCAAAGTGGTGATACGGCAATATCATATGAAACATATG TGGTTTGTTCATGCATGTATGAATGGGCAgtatgttccaaatcaattttcccaGCAACATATTCAAGAAAACAAGGAAATGGCGACTCTCAGGTTTTCAGATAGATCGTGGCTGGTGAAGCTCTTAAGCTATACGCATAATAAATACCAGGGGGTGTATTTCTCTGTTGGTTGGAAAGAATTTGCAAGAGAAACTCATCTGTGCGTGGGAAATATCTGTATGTTTGAACTCATTGATAGTGATGATGTTGTCTTTCAAGTCTCCGTTTTTAGTAGTGCTG AGTGTTCCGGTTAA